A genomic segment from Burkholderia plantarii encodes:
- a CDS encoding lipase secretion chaperone, with product MAQADRPARGGLAARPMRGASFALAGLVACAACAAVVLWLRPAAPSPAPAGAVAGGPAAGVPAAASGAAEAAMPLPAALPGALAGSHAPRLPLAAGGGLARTRAVREFFDYCLTAQGELTPAALDALVRREIAAQLDGSPAQAEALGVWRRYRAYFDALAQLPGDGAVLGDKLDPAAMQLALDQRAALADRTLGEWAEPFFGDEQRRQRHDLERIRIANDTTLSPEQKAARLAALDAQLTPDERAQQAALHAQQDAVTKIADLQKAGATPDQMRAQIAQTLGPEAAARAAQMQQDDEAWQTRYQAYAAERDRIAAQGLAPQDRDARIAQLRQQTFTAPGEAIRAASLDRGAGG from the coding sequence ATGGCGCAGGCCGATCGTCCGGCGCGCGGCGGGCTGGCCGCGCGCCCGATGCGCGGCGCGTCGTTCGCGCTGGCCGGGCTCGTCGCGTGTGCCGCCTGTGCCGCGGTCGTGCTGTGGCTTCGGCCCGCCGCCCCGTCGCCCGCGCCGGCCGGTGCCGTCGCGGGCGGGCCGGCGGCCGGCGTGCCCGCCGCGGCAAGCGGCGCGGCGGAGGCCGCCATGCCGTTGCCGGCGGCGCTGCCGGGCGCGCTGGCCGGCTCGCATGCGCCGCGCCTGCCGCTGGCCGCCGGCGGCGGGCTCGCGAGGACGCGCGCGGTGCGCGAGTTCTTCGACTATTGCCTGACCGCGCAGGGCGAACTGACGCCCGCCGCGCTCGATGCGCTGGTGCGGCGCGAGATCGCCGCGCAGCTTGACGGCAGCCCCGCGCAAGCGGAGGCGCTCGGCGTCTGGCGCCGCTATCGCGCCTACTTCGACGCGCTCGCGCAATTGCCCGGCGACGGCGCGGTGCTCGGCGACAAGCTCGATCCGGCCGCCATGCAGCTCGCGCTCGATCAGCGCGCGGCGCTGGCCGACCGCACGCTCGGCGAGTGGGCCGAGCCGTTCTTCGGCGACGAGCAGCGCCGGCAGCGCCATGACCTCGAACGGATCCGGATCGCCAACGACACCACGCTGAGCCCCGAGCAGAAGGCCGCGCGGCTTGCCGCGCTCGACGCGCAGCTGACGCCGGACGAGCGCGCGCAGCAGGCGGCGCTGCATGCGCAGCAGGACGCGGTGACGAAGATCGCCGACCTGCAGAAGGCCGGCGCGACGCCCGACCAGATGCGCGCGCAGATCGCGCAGACGCTCGGGCCCGAGGCGGCCGCGCGCGCCGCGCAGATGCAGCAGGACGACGAGGCGTGGCAGACGCGCTATCAAGCCTATGCGGCCGAGCGCGACCGGATCGCGGCGCAGGGGCTCGCGCCGCAGGATCGCGATGCGCGGATCGCGCAGCTCAGGCAGCAGACTTTTACGGCGCCGGGGGAGGCGATCCGCGCGGCGTCGCTCGATCGCGGCGCGGGCGGTTAG
- a CDS encoding cytochrome b, with translation MKNILATQPRYNRPAIAFHWLIVLLVALAYLAIEIRGPKGTDSRTFWTSVHFAAGTLVLTLSILRVLWRFSSRGPDPLPQPFVLALLAKLAHLMLYLFTLGQPLLGIAFVNMGGHPVEIAPLHLSFTLFGPNPALRGPLKEIHEFLGNAFYYVIALHALAALWHHFVKRDAALRRILP, from the coding sequence ATGAAGAACATCCTCGCGACCCAGCCGCGCTACAACCGCCCCGCGATCGCTTTCCACTGGCTGATCGTCCTGCTCGTCGCGCTCGCATACCTGGCGATCGAGATTCGCGGCCCGAAGGGCACCGACAGCCGCACGTTCTGGACCAGCGTGCATTTCGCCGCCGGCACGCTGGTGCTGACGCTGTCGATCCTGCGCGTGCTGTGGCGGTTCTCGTCGCGCGGGCCGGACCCGCTGCCGCAGCCTTTCGTGCTCGCGCTGCTCGCGAAGCTCGCGCACCTGATGCTGTATCTGTTCACGCTCGGCCAGCCGCTGCTCGGCATCGCGTTCGTCAACATGGGCGGGCACCCGGTGGAGATCGCACCGCTGCATCTGTCGTTCACGCTGTTCGGGCCGAACCCGGCCCTGCGCGGGCCGCTGAAGGAGATCCACGAATTCCTCGGCAATGCGTTCTACTACGTGATCGCGCTGCATGCGCTGGCCGCGCTCTGGCATCACTTCGTGAAGCGCGACGCGGCGCTGCGCCGGATCCTGCCTTGA
- a CDS encoding MFS transporter, which produces MIAILLSVALATLDTAIANTALPAIAADLHTAPAASVWIINAYQLAMVATLLPLAALGDILGHRRVYIGGLIVFTAASLACSLVSTLPMLTAARIVQGLGAAAIMSVNAALIRCLYPAHRLGAGLGLNALIVGVSFAVGPTVASVILSVAAWPWLFAVNVPLGVAALVVAMPALPQTPRGGHAFDPVAACFNVITFAALIFALGEAAQRGPLALSLGAAGVALGFGWLLVRREAGHAAPMLPVDLFRRPVFTLSAVTAVCSFAAQGLAFVSLPFYFEDVLHRSAVETGFLMTPWSVVVALAAPVAGRLSDRYPPGLLGAVGLAVLAVGMALLAALPAYPQVADIVWRMALCGAGFGFFQSPNLKALMASAPPERSGGASGIIATARLIGQATGAALVALCFGIVGRHGPTLALALGAGFSAAASVASGLRLFAPSHRSGKAVGATRVGK; this is translated from the coding sequence ATGATCGCGATCCTGCTGTCGGTCGCGCTCGCCACGCTCGATACCGCGATCGCGAATACCGCGCTGCCTGCAATCGCAGCCGATCTGCACACGGCGCCCGCCGCCTCCGTCTGGATCATCAACGCGTACCAGCTCGCGATGGTCGCCACGCTGCTGCCGCTCGCCGCGCTCGGCGACATCCTCGGGCACCGGCGCGTGTATATCGGCGGCCTGATCGTGTTCACCGCCGCGTCGCTCGCCTGTTCGCTCGTCAGCACGCTGCCGATGCTGACCGCCGCGCGGATCGTGCAGGGCCTGGGCGCCGCCGCGATCATGAGCGTCAACGCCGCGCTGATCCGCTGCCTCTATCCCGCGCACCGGCTCGGCGCCGGGCTCGGCCTGAACGCGCTGATCGTCGGCGTGTCGTTCGCGGTGGGGCCGACCGTGGCCTCGGTGATCCTGTCGGTGGCCGCGTGGCCCTGGCTGTTCGCCGTGAACGTGCCGCTCGGCGTCGCCGCGCTCGTGGTGGCGATGCCCGCGCTGCCGCAGACGCCGCGCGGCGGCCACGCGTTCGATCCGGTTGCCGCGTGCTTCAACGTGATCACGTTCGCGGCGCTGATCTTCGCGCTCGGCGAGGCCGCGCAGCGCGGGCCGCTGGCGCTGAGCCTCGGCGCGGCCGGCGTCGCGCTCGGGTTCGGCTGGCTGCTGGTGCGGCGCGAGGCCGGGCATGCGGCGCCGATGCTGCCGGTGGATCTGTTCCGGCGGCCGGTGTTCACGCTGTCGGCGGTCACGGCGGTGTGCTCGTTCGCGGCGCAGGGGCTTGCGTTCGTTTCGCTGCCGTTTTACTTCGAGGACGTGCTGCATCGCAGCGCGGTGGAGACGGGGTTCCTGATGACACCGTGGTCGGTGGTGGTTGCGCTCGCGGCGCCGGTGGCCGGGCGGTTGTCGGATCGTTATCCGCCTGGCTTGCTCGGGGCGGTGGGGCTGGCCGTGCTGGCGGTGGGGATGGCGCTGCTGGCGGCGCTGCCGGCGTATCCGCAGGTGGCCGATATCGTCTGGCGGATGGCGCTGTGCGGGGCGGGGTTCGGGTTCTTTCAATCGCCGAACCTGAAGGCGCTGATGGCGAGCGCGCCGCCCGAGCGCAGTGGTGGGGCGAGCGGGATTATCGCTACGGCGCGGCTGATCGGGCAGGCGACGGGGGCGGCGCTGGTGGCGCTGTGCTTCGGGATTGTGGGGCGGCACGGGCCGACGCTGGCGTTGGCGCTGGGGGCCGGGTTCTCGGCGGCGGCGAGCGTGGCTAGCGGGTTGCGGTTGTTTGCGCCTTCGCATCGGTCGGGGAAGGCGGTGGGGGCGACGCGGGTGGGGAAGTGA
- a CDS encoding alpha/beta hydrolase, whose protein sequence is MVRSMRSRVAARAVAWALAVMPLAGAAGLTMAASPAAVAADTYAATRYPVILVHGLAGTDKFANVVDYWYGIQSDLQSHGAKVYVANLSGFQSDDGPNGRGEQLLAYVKQVLAATGATKVNLIGHSQGGLTSRYVAAVAPQLVASVTTIGTPHRGSEFADFVQDVLKTDPTGLSSTVIAAFVNVFGTLVSSSHNTDQDALAALRTLTTAQTATYNRNFPSAGLGAPGSCQTGAATETVGGSQHLLYSWGGTAIQPTSTVLGVTGATDTSTGTLDVANVTDPSTLALLATGAVMINRASGQNDGLVSRCSSLFGQVISTSYHWNHLDEINQLLGVRGANAEDPVAVIRTHVNRLKLQGV, encoded by the coding sequence ATGGTCAGATCGATGCGTTCCAGGGTGGCGGCGAGGGCGGTGGCATGGGCGTTGGCGGTGATGCCGCTGGCCGGCGCGGCCGGGTTGACGATGGCCGCGTCGCCCGCGGCCGTCGCGGCGGACACCTACGCGGCGACGCGCTATCCGGTGATCCTCGTCCACGGCCTCGCGGGCACCGACAAGTTCGCGAACGTGGTGGACTATTGGTACGGAATCCAGAGTGATCTGCAATCGCATGGCGCGAAGGTGTACGTCGCGAATCTCTCGGGATTCCAGAGCGACGACGGGCCGAACGGCCGCGGCGAGCAGCTGCTCGCCTACGTGAAGCAGGTGCTCGCGGCCACCGGCGCGACCAAGGTGAACCTGATCGGCCACAGCCAGGGCGGCCTGACCTCGCGCTACGTCGCGGCCGTGGCGCCGCAACTGGTGGCGTCGGTGACGACGATCGGCACGCCGCATCGCGGCTCCGAGTTCGCCGACTTCGTGCAGGACGTGCTGAAGACCGATCCGACCGGGCTCTCGTCGACGGTGATCGCCGCCTTCGTCAACGTGTTCGGCACGCTCGTCAGCAGCTCGCACAACACCGACCAGGATGCGCTCGCGGCGCTGCGCACGCTCACCACCGCGCAGACCGCCACCTACAACCGGAACTTCCCGAGCGCGGGCCTGGGCGCGCCCGGTTCGTGCCAGACGGGCGCCGCGACCGAAACCGTCGGCGGCAGCCAGCACCTGCTCTATTCGTGGGGCGGCACCGCGATCCAGCCCACCTCCACCGTGCTCGGCGTGACCGGCGCGACCGACACCAGCACCGGCACGCTCGACGTCGCGAACGTGACCGACCCGTCCACGCTCGCGCTGCTCGCCACCGGCGCGGTGATGATCAATCGCGCCTCGGGGCAGAACGACGGGCTCGTCTCGCGCTGCAGCTCGCTGTTCGGGCAGGTGATCAGCACCAGCTACCACTGGAACCATCTCGACGAGATCAACCAGCTGCTCGGCGTGCGCGGCGCCAACGCGGAAGATCCGGTCGCGGTGATCCGCACGCACGTGAACCGGCTCAAGCTGCAGGGCGTGTGA
- a CDS encoding SymE family type I addiction module toxin translates to MADTNHNALVLFPDRSVTIRESYRYINADLDQSTYPSMRIRGKWLEDAGFAPPQRVRIEVTLGRLVITPIPEEDCDHLGRDGFPILDRQTGLRRRMRCPANDKNKPNAFTA, encoded by the coding sequence ATGGCTGACACGAATCATAACGCACTCGTTTTGTTCCCCGACCGCTCCGTGACCATTCGGGAGTCTTACCGCTACATCAACGCGGACTTGGATCAAAGCACCTACCCGTCGATGAGAATCAGAGGAAAGTGGCTTGAGGACGCGGGTTTCGCCCCACCGCAGCGGGTACGAATCGAGGTAACGCTGGGGCGCCTCGTCATCACGCCGATTCCGGAAGAGGATTGCGATCACCTTGGGCGGGACGGCTTTCCGATCCTCGATCGGCAAACCGGCCTGAGGCGCCGCATGAGGTGTCCGGCCAATGATAAAAACAAACCGAACGCCTTCACCGCTTAA
- a CDS encoding peptidoglycan DD-metalloendopeptidase family protein, giving the protein MRRTIFTETTTYRRAVSRAIGLAAGAALVGGCTMTPWTDNWQPSGQQPQPSRQSQAGVLAGYYRVNPGDTLPGVAAGFGQRVQDLASWNHIAPTDMLTPGQVLRVAPPLGSTAVTSPVPAGTAPSASALPGTPPAEAQPALAWPAQGTVTSRFIPGRTRGITITSTGDKTVRAAAAGRVVYAGNGVAKYGPLVILKHESGLITAYGHNGKLLVNDGDAVSAGQPVAEMDTNPDGRASFDFEVRQDGKPVDPMTFLPRNGG; this is encoded by the coding sequence TTGAGAAGAACGATCTTCACCGAAACCACCACGTACCGTCGCGCCGTCTCGCGCGCGATCGGGCTTGCGGCCGGCGCGGCGCTCGTCGGCGGCTGCACGATGACGCCATGGACGGACAACTGGCAGCCGTCCGGGCAACAACCGCAGCCGAGCCGCCAGTCGCAGGCGGGCGTGCTGGCCGGCTATTACCGCGTGAACCCCGGCGACACGCTGCCGGGCGTCGCGGCCGGCTTCGGCCAGCGCGTGCAGGACCTGGCGAGCTGGAACCACATCGCGCCCACCGACATGCTGACGCCGGGCCAGGTGCTGCGCGTCGCGCCGCCGCTCGGCTCGACCGCGGTGACCTCGCCGGTCCCGGCCGGCACGGCGCCGTCGGCGTCCGCGCTGCCGGGCACGCCGCCCGCCGAGGCGCAGCCGGCGCTGGCGTGGCCCGCGCAGGGCACCGTCACCTCGCGCTTCATTCCGGGCCGCACGCGCGGCATCACGATCACCTCCACCGGCGACAAGACCGTGCGCGCGGCGGCGGCGGGGCGCGTGGTCTATGCCGGCAACGGCGTGGCGAAGTACGGCCCGCTCGTGATCCTGAAGCACGAGAGCGGCCTGATCACCGCCTACGGCCACAACGGCAAGCTGCTCGTGAACGACGGCGATGCCGTCAGCGCCGGCCAGCCCGTCGCCGAGATGGATACCAATCCGGACGGCCGTGCCTCGTTCGACTTCGAGGTGCGCCAGGACGGCAAGCCCGTCGATCCGATGACGTTCCTGCCGCGCAACGGCGGCTGA